A region of Salvelinus alpinus chromosome 6, SLU_Salpinus.1, whole genome shotgun sequence DNA encodes the following proteins:
- the LOC139579264 gene encoding proline-rich protein 12-like isoform X1, with translation MDPEKTLTFCLGLKAEAMTISLQGLEGPAAKTTVSPKGSDMGTINKGVKDQAGSGSQPMLSHKYCPGVNNNPGYLCETGHCCGETGCCTYYYELWWFWLLWTIVILFSCCCAYRHRRAKLRIQQQQRQREINLIAYHGACNYPASMLDLSFLASFKLPSYEEVAAQPPSPPPSYSSVFALQGAMGGATAYTATPYGSAYPHHHQQQPPGPPSYLVSSRAGPSGAGGGLTSSQSSDNYTSCSCESCSLLTSPSSTSFSVQVTYETDNTSHASTPGSEVGGGGGEVLRGFPREGSSLEGVVSARSPLSPGGYPPPPLPPPPPELLPTPSPTASSPLPPTIPPLKLSSPSPLPPSHHPPLPPLILMDPLAVLAEQRGVEGGLSEGGITARQSPPKPTQSPPKHALFSTNVDFFEPVEKERREEEEEEEENEDHFRHRRLTGDSGIEVCRCQVKSEEEGVEKKVEEDQDGGGDGEEGAGFLHDSVDCSLRAQQVAQCGHASSAIPRGGDAIITVESS, from the exons ATGGATCCAGAGAAAACGTTGACGTTCTGCCTAGGACTCAAAGCAGAGGCG aTGACCATCTCCCTGCAGGGGCTGGAAGGACCAGCAGCTAAG ACGACTGTGTCTCCAAAGGGTTCAGACATGGGAACCATCAACAAG GGGGTGAAGGACCAAGCTGGCTCAGGCAGCCAGCCCATGCTCAGTCATAAGTACTGCCCTGGGGTCAACAACAACCCAGGCTACCTGTGTGAGACGGGCCACTGCTGTGGGGAGACAGGATGCTGCACCTACTACTACGAGCTGTGGT GGTTCTGGCTACTGTGGACCATTGTGATTCTGTTCAGCTGTTGCTGTGCCTACCGCCACCGGCGGGCCAAGCTGCGTatccagcagcagcagagacagagggagatcaaCCTGATCGCCTACCACGGAGCCTGCAACTACCCTGCGTCCATGTTGGACCTCA gtttcctGGCCTCCTTCAAGCTGCCGTCCTATGAGGAGGTGGCAGCCCAGCCCCCCTCACCCCCTCCATCCTACAGCTCCGTCTTTGCTCTGCAGGGGGCGATGGGGGGCGCCACCGCTTACACAGCCACCCCTTACGGTTCAGCCTACCCCCATCACCACCAGCAACAACCCCCCGGCCCTCCCTCCTACTTGGTTAGCTCCAGGGCGGGCCCCAGCGGTGCCGGTGGTGGCCTGACCTCATCTCAGAGTTCAGACAACTACACCAGCTGCTCCTGCGAGTCCTgctccctcctcacctccccaTCTAGCACCTCCTTCTCTGTCCAGGTGACCTACGAGACGGATAATACCAGCCATGCCTCCACGCCCGGTAgcgaggttggaggaggagggggggaggtcCTGAGAGGCTTCCCCAGGGAGGGTTCATCTCTAGAGGGCGTTGTGTCTGCCAGGTCCCCTTTGTCTCCTGGAGGATATCCACCTCCTCCTCTGCCCCCTCCTCCACCTGAACTTCTACCTACACCTTCTCCCACAgcgtcttctcctctccctcccactaTCCCCCCTCTCAAACTATCTTCtccctctccacttcctccttcACATCATCCGCCACTCCCTCCACTCATCCTTATGGACCCCCTGGCTGTGCTGGCTgagcagagaggggtggagggcgGCCTGAGTGAAGGGGGGATCACAGCGAGACAGAGCCCCCCCAAGCCCACCCAGTCTCCCCCCAAGCATGCCCTCTTCTCCACCAACGTGGACTTCTTCGAGCccgtggagaaagagaggagagaggaagaggaggaggaagaggagaatgaGGATCATTTCCGTCACCGCCGGCTCACAGGCGACTCCGGCATCGAAGTGTGCCGCTGCCAAGTGAAGAGCGAGGAAGAGGGTGTGGAGAAGAAGGTGGAAGAAGATCAagatggaggaggggatggagaggagggggcgGGTTTCCTCCATGACAGTGTGGA
- the LOC139579264 gene encoding proline-rich protein 12-like isoform X2 yields the protein MGTINKGVKDQAGSGSQPMLSHKYCPGVNNNPGYLCETGHCCGETGCCTYYYELWWFWLLWTIVILFSCCCAYRHRRAKLRIQQQQRQREINLIAYHGACNYPASMLDLSFLASFKLPSYEEVAAQPPSPPPSYSSVFALQGAMGGATAYTATPYGSAYPHHHQQQPPGPPSYLVSSRAGPSGAGGGLTSSQSSDNYTSCSCESCSLLTSPSSTSFSVQVTYETDNTSHASTPGSEVGGGGGEVLRGFPREGSSLEGVVSARSPLSPGGYPPPPLPPPPPELLPTPSPTASSPLPPTIPPLKLSSPSPLPPSHHPPLPPLILMDPLAVLAEQRGVEGGLSEGGITARQSPPKPTQSPPKHALFSTNVDFFEPVEKERREEEEEEEENEDHFRHRRLTGDSGIEVCRCQVKSEEEGVEKKVEEDQDGGGDGEEGAGFLHDSVDCSLRAQQVAQCGHASSAIPRGGDAIITVESS from the exons ATGGGAACCATCAACAAG GGGGTGAAGGACCAAGCTGGCTCAGGCAGCCAGCCCATGCTCAGTCATAAGTACTGCCCTGGGGTCAACAACAACCCAGGCTACCTGTGTGAGACGGGCCACTGCTGTGGGGAGACAGGATGCTGCACCTACTACTACGAGCTGTGGT GGTTCTGGCTACTGTGGACCATTGTGATTCTGTTCAGCTGTTGCTGTGCCTACCGCCACCGGCGGGCCAAGCTGCGTatccagcagcagcagagacagagggagatcaaCCTGATCGCCTACCACGGAGCCTGCAACTACCCTGCGTCCATGTTGGACCTCA gtttcctGGCCTCCTTCAAGCTGCCGTCCTATGAGGAGGTGGCAGCCCAGCCCCCCTCACCCCCTCCATCCTACAGCTCCGTCTTTGCTCTGCAGGGGGCGATGGGGGGCGCCACCGCTTACACAGCCACCCCTTACGGTTCAGCCTACCCCCATCACCACCAGCAACAACCCCCCGGCCCTCCCTCCTACTTGGTTAGCTCCAGGGCGGGCCCCAGCGGTGCCGGTGGTGGCCTGACCTCATCTCAGAGTTCAGACAACTACACCAGCTGCTCCTGCGAGTCCTgctccctcctcacctccccaTCTAGCACCTCCTTCTCTGTCCAGGTGACCTACGAGACGGATAATACCAGCCATGCCTCCACGCCCGGTAgcgaggttggaggaggagggggggaggtcCTGAGAGGCTTCCCCAGGGAGGGTTCATCTCTAGAGGGCGTTGTGTCTGCCAGGTCCCCTTTGTCTCCTGGAGGATATCCACCTCCTCCTCTGCCCCCTCCTCCACCTGAACTTCTACCTACACCTTCTCCCACAgcgtcttctcctctccctcccactaTCCCCCCTCTCAAACTATCTTCtccctctccacttcctccttcACATCATCCGCCACTCCCTCCACTCATCCTTATGGACCCCCTGGCTGTGCTGGCTgagcagagaggggtggagggcgGCCTGAGTGAAGGGGGGATCACAGCGAGACAGAGCCCCCCCAAGCCCACCCAGTCTCCCCCCAAGCATGCCCTCTTCTCCACCAACGTGGACTTCTTCGAGCccgtggagaaagagaggagagaggaagaggaggaggaagaggagaatgaGGATCATTTCCGTCACCGCCGGCTCACAGGCGACTCCGGCATCGAAGTGTGCCGCTGCCAAGTGAAGAGCGAGGAAGAGGGTGTGGAGAAGAAGGTGGAAGAAGATCAagatggaggaggggatggagaggagggggcgGGTTTCCTCCATGACAGTGTGGA